The Lolium rigidum isolate FL_2022 chromosome 1, APGP_CSIRO_Lrig_0.1, whole genome shotgun sequence region TGAGAATCGTattaccatgcaaaaaaaaaaaacatctgaCCTCGAAGCCCATCGGCATGTACCAGCCGTGAGGACACCCACCGCTCACCACGGCACCGATGTCACCCATAGCGCTGCCCGAATAAAAATAATAGTAGTAATAAATTTCATGAGCCACTCATACTTTATATAGGCTTTAGATAGCAAGAACACTAATTAATTTGGCGCATATTCCATAAGAAGAATCCAAATCTGATTTGCGCCGAACTCTTTAGGAGGGTGAAGTAATATTTATCGCACAACCGACTTGGATTGTGGAATAGCAAAAGCAATTGAAAAATTCAAAAGATATACTAAACTGAATTTATTTTCCTTATGGCTTATAAGATTGTACAGCAAAAAAAATCCTTACATTGTTTTGTTAAGCACACAAGAACCACTGAACCAGGGCTACCAGGCATATTGGGTTCCATAACAGGACGCCCAAATGATTCTGCGAGGACTTTTCCCAAAATCTTTATAATCTCTGCGAGAAAGATTCAACCAATATGACGGAATAAATTGTTATATCTCTAAGGAATTTCTATATGGATGACATCACATAAAAAAGTGACAGGTACAATATACTATCGTTCATACATAAAGTTGATTCATTGCCATTTTGATCCAATCTTTTGACGATATGCATACAGATTACTCTCGTTCGATCTTTCAAGGCATGCATATAGAATACTCTAGACTGTAAATGCACTTAGTTCTCTTTATTTTATCAGATTGGCAATTTGTTCAATAGGATTGGAGAAGTTCAAAATAAGTTCCTAGGCCAATATTACGTTTAGCTGCCGCCTAGGAAGATACTCCTTATATGATATAGCTAATCTATGTCACGATTAATTAGTTCCTAGTCACGCCTACCTGAATGCCTTATGCCACATAACTGTTAGTTCTGCCCTCATTTATGTACTTAAGTTGATTCACTGCAACCTTTTTCAGGGATGCATATAGATTACTCTAAACTGAATTATATTTGTACTGTTACTTAATTATCGTGATATTTTCAGATTGAATGAATATTACTGGTCAAAGGGGATTGGTTTAATATAGGATTCCGGAAGTTCAAAAAGGACAGTTAGTTTGGAAATTTAGAAATCAGAATCAAAATTTGAGATTCTGCAACATCGAGATTCAGAATTATAATTTAATCAACCATCACCGATGTTGCAAATGACCACACGTTTACTTCAAAGAACATTGATCAGATAGAAGAACCAGTCGATGACATGTATATACTGAATAACTCAACTGACATACATTTAGAGCATAAATAGGTAGAGATCAATAGAAAAATGCATCAGAACTTGAATCATTTTTTCACCAAACACGAAGAAAGTGAGCATTTCCAACATTTGTAGACTGACTTCCTAAACAAAATTCATCTCAGTGGATAGATGTCTTATCGCTCAACTTTCTTGCTTCAATGTTAAACACATACATCTTAGATGGGTTAACAAATCGGTAGCAATACCAAACTTACAACGAAGTATCCACATTCCATAGTCAATCACTAATATATAGTTTCTATTTGGCATGATAAATCTAAGAATCTTAGTGATAAAATTAATAGCTAACATCACAGGACAGACCAGAAGAGAAAAATTAATGGCTATATAGTTTCTATTTTTCCTCACACTGATTCATGTATGCTAGAAGAGCTAagaatttgaacattttgaaaTTTAATCCAAATCTAGCCCAATCATTTTGTCGTACCATACCGCGAAAACTTTAAAGAAAGCCTTGACTCCCTTAGGCATATGAACCTCAATCTAAACATTATACACAACAGCAAGTACATATATAGCCTGTATAGAAACATCACCCGTACAGGTAACACGACATGATCTAACTTCGAAAGCATCAAGCTAAAAAACACCATAAGCCGTAATACAAACACTGTTAACCATTCAAAATAAGGCTAAGAGGGTAGCTCTAATCTACCAGAAAAATGTAGGTAGTATGGAAGGAATGAGCAGCAGATTCATTCAGTACATTAGCTGTGTAGTCAGCCACACATACCACATGTTTCAAATTGAACCAAACCCTGAGACGACACAGAATAGTAAGTCAATGTTGGTACTGAAATCCCTAAAGCCCTAAACTGCAGGCAATGTACacacattttttttcaaaaagaacATGAAACTAATCCCATTCAACTCGAAAACAACAAAACCTAGAAGATAAACCTGCAATAGCCACCGGCGCAATCACAAGCACATTTGCCTCCAGTCAGTCAAATCCCTAGAAAGCATGCCCAGACGCGCCCAAATGCCACTGAACACAGCAACCGAGCGGCGCCGGAAAAAACGGCAGCAAAATGCGCCAAAAAAAAGAAACAGTGAATCACGCCCCGACCAGACGCAGACCAAGGCCAATCCCCAAAATACGGCTGCACACACGGGTACCACAGATCCATTACACACAGCTAACACAAGGTAAAGCTCCACAGAATCCACTCCAATCCCATCGGCCGCCAATGCGCGCGAGAGAGAAGAACAGAGGGGAAAAATACCAGCGAGAAGGAGGAGCTGCCACGGAGAAGACGTGCGGCCACCGCGGCGCCGCCCGAACCCGCGCGCACCGCCTGAGTTCAGCCACCACCGCAACGCCCCGCGAACCCGCGCGTACCGCCGCAGCTCAGCCACCACCGCAACGCCTCACAAACCAGCACGCCCCGCCGCAGCTCATTAGACGAACAGGAAGACCAAGTAATCGATCCACCGCCGCGACGAAAAAGAAAGAGGAGAGAAAGACCGAAGAGGCGGTCAAAACCAATCTGAAACCGACCTCAACAGGGCTCTCTTAGCTTACACGTCGCGCATAATCGCCCGCACACACCGAAACACGACACGCAAACACGCTGTGTGGGACCCGCGAAAACGATGGGCAGAGCGCCCAGGGACGCgcccaaccctgggagcttagagcatctccagtcgcgtccctcaaaaaacgtccggcacaaatgatttggggcacgtttaggaccgcgccggacaaaaagagatcaaaatctgtacagaaaagagaccctttccagccgcgtccctcaaacagcgtccggatgcatgcattttaatagaagggaccaccccatgtgggaaaagtatgtgagagaaagtgtggggaaagagaatggcatgtggggactaggggctgcatgcatatgggctctcattttgtgtccggcgtctctaccggggacgccggacacaaaatgaggcgctatttagctttgggggacgcgactgggacgcgattttctccatttcttgtccgccgtcccccaaacgccgtttgggggacgcgactggagatgctcttagagcaagtataataagtcctagtcagctggctataaggcttaaaataatatattcatgcttagttggaggagagagagaaggagagagaagaggagtgggctctcatgcaagagccagctctagcacgtgctcctaggcaatttgtgagagtgaaatgtgggccatccattgataaagtagtacatgattatagctcactattatacatgttggcttTATGTTAGCTATAAATGACATGGCatatggcttatagccagcagctgactatactattaaacttgctcttagtGCTCTTCAAGGATAAACAAGTGCAAGGCCATACGGATGCCGGAGAGGAAAAATTTATCCGCCGTTAACTTCCCTAAAAGAGCCCCAACCACACATCGAATCTAGAAGATTGAGGACTTACAATGGACAAATCCTTAAACAAGTGCAAGGCCATACGGATGCCGGAGAGGAAAAATTTATCCGCCGTTAACTTCCCTAAAAGAGCCCCAACCACACATCGAATCTAGAAGATTGAGGACTTACAATGGACAAATCCTGTGTCGTAGTCGCTAATGATGACCCAGGATCGTGCAAGGAAGCTCCCAGAGTTGCGGACGAAAGCCGCCGCGGCAGGGATGGTGGCGGCGTCGTCGGCAAAAAAATCATCACCAACTCGGCAAGGGTTAGCCCAACCAccggcgccgccttcctcgcgGCCGCACTCAAGGTCGTGACCTCAGACGAGGCCACCATTGTGGTAGCCCTTGTCACGCGTGCCCGCCAGCTGACCAACGACGGAGCTCTCAGAGCCTTCACCAAATCAAAGTTGCTTGCCGTACCCATCCTTTCGATCTGTTTTGCTTCCCAATGCTCCTGCGCGGACTGATTCAGCACGGTGAGGGGCTtctgcggcggaggtggaggtggaggaacgcCGGCCATGGCGCACGAAGGTATAGAGGAGGTGAGAGAGTGGTTTTGGGGTGGTGAGGGGAGTGGAGTAGAAAGTTAACGTGGAACGCCCCATCTACCGCGCTTCCCAACACGCCCCGTCGCCGCTTGGAAGAGTCGTCGTCGATGAGCCGACATACATACATACTCGCAGCTGTACGTATACTACATATTCATACAGTTTAGTTGGGTCATAAGGGTTTTGTACAAGGCTACCTATACCCGTTTAATATTAATAACGAAGAGATATCGAGAGATCTTAGCCGTTTTTGTGTTTGTGTTTGATTGAGTTTGCTCTAAGTTTTATAGGAAGGGGCTGTACTGGAGCAACTGAAAATATAAAACTTGAAGAATTATCCAGCAAAAATGGTCCCATACAATGGAAGGCCAAGTTCCCTACAGGATTATTTCATGTGTCTTGAAGGCTGATTCTGCTGATTATGCGTTTTCATCATCGATAGGGAAACAAAATACATAATACAGTAGATGTTTATAACAATCTGCATAAAACTGATACATTTTTGTTCGTTTGTTCGGCTGTTTAGCAGTTATTGGAGAGCTGACTTCTTCTCCAACTAAAGAAAATTGTGTTATTGATGTCCTTTTCAATACAGTATAACAATCTGCCACTGTTGGAACAATGTTGAAAGGCTCATTAATTTCCTTTTCAATACAGTAGGTACTATTGTGGAATTTTCTGAGAAGTCCTTATGCTCGAGGGTGCTTGATAGATTTAACCACTGTTGCAGAAAATTGACTGCAGTACTGTTTGCTTGAAGTATGTACAAACTATGCAAGGTTTAGGAGTATTTTATCGTCTGGGTGCAAGGTTTATAGGAGTATTTTCAATACAGTATGTACAATAGCTGTAGTTCGATGTACAACCTTGGCGAGACATGGATTCTGGGTCAACCAATTGCGGACAGTCGCTCGATCAGGACTTATAACCGTATGCAATGTAGGGCTTGCGCCTTGATAACAGAAATTGCGAGCTGATGTACTGCCGCATCTTCTTGTTTATTATCTTTTGACGGTTGATACATGTATATGCAAATGGATAGGCCGGTGTACGCCCTTTTTTGTTAGTCTCTGTCCATTTTGTGTAGTAATTTGCTTCGAACGCCGTCGTCCCTCACGGCCTTGTCTAGTACCTCATCTGCGGTGAACGGCGGCGGGAGCGTGCATGGCTCGCACGTGGCGACGTACTTCTCCCTGGACTCCATCATGAAGTCCCTCTCGCGGCCTCTCCTGGGACATGCCATGGACTCGGGACAGAGCTCCACGGCCTTCTCCGGCACGGTGGGCTTGTAGCGTAGCAGCGCGGCGTACTGCGTGAGCACGTGCAGCATGTACTCGTAGACGAGCTCCATGTCCATCTCCTCCCTCGCGAAGCCGCTGCCTTCCTGGCCCATGCGCCGCGCCTCCTCTGGGTGGGCGTTGCCCCAGTCGACGGCGAACTTGATGGCGCGGCACTTGTCGGCGAGGTCGATGGGCCAGTAGTGTTTCCCGGCGACGAGCCCCCGCGAGAAGAAGTCCCTGTAGGGCGTGTCGAGGGCGAGCATGGGCGAGTCGCATGCGAGGATGTACTTCTCGCTCACCGACCACGCCCGCCCCGCCACGTAGATCTTGTACCTGTACCGGCACTGCTTGGCCAAGCTGGAGTCCTTGAACCCGTTCCGGACGGCGGCGGCCCAGTTCTGCGCGAAGAGCCGCGCGTTCCAGTCCTTTCCGGCGGCCGAGTCGTTGTTGCACCGGAAGAGGTCGCGGCGCGCCTCGGACACGCCGGGGTTGCCCTTCCAGAACGCGTAGGGCTCCCTGTCCCGCCACGGGTGGCGCGCGTTCTCCCTGCCGACCTCCTCGATGAGCGGCGCCCACGGGCGGATGTTCACCTCGGACCAGCCCCAGAAGGACCAGTCAGGCCAGAGGATGGCGACCTCCTTGTCCACGTCCTTGCAGTAGCggaagagcggcggcgcggcggaaggGTCGTCGTGGTAGTCGGCGGCGCGCACCCTGATGACGTCGCCCGTGGCGAACATCATGTCGACGTCCGGGACGCGGCCGGGGTAGCGTGCGAGCAGCTGCAGGATGCCCCACTCCGTGAAGACGTCTCGCGTCTGGTACGACGGGCGGTACTTCTCTACGTAGGCGCGCCCGGACACCACCACCAGCCGGAGCTCCGCGTGGCGCTGGGCGCGCTCCACGGCGTCGCGCGTGATCCCGGCTGTGCGCCACGGCTCGAGGTCCGTGTGGATATGCCGAAAGTAGTCCGGGCACCATGGCGGCGGCACTCCCGGAGACGATGACGACGGTGAGGGTTCTGGCGCTAGTGATGCACCGCTGCGGCACAGAGCCGGGCCCGACGTGCCGTTGGCGTCGCAGCTGAAGGGTATTGGTATGAGGTGCGCCGTGGATGAGCGGGCGCGGAAGTGACAACCACGCCGgctgacgctgccgccgccggtgcccGCCAGGAAAGAATAATACTGTTGGATTCGTGATGATGCATAAGAGCTAATTAATCAGTACGCACTGGTTTGATCATGGGTTCTACAGTGCAAACATAAGAA contains the following coding sequences:
- the LOC124656981 gene encoding protein O-glucosyltransferase 2-like, which translates into the protein MAPPSPPAVAEMVDDPAIEHQPSPSPTTKPCRNTSTSGGVGVVIGTIVFLAFLARTKWIHLDADYYSFLAGTGGGSVSRRGCHFRARSSTAHLIPIPFSCDANGTSGPALCRSGASLAPEPSPSSSSPGVPPPWCPDYFRHIHTDLEPWRTAGITRDAVERAQRHAELRLVVVSGRAYVEKYRPSYQTRDVFTEWGILQLLARYPGRVPDVDMMFATGDVIRVRAADYHDDPSAAPPLFRYCKDVDKEVAILWPDWSFWGWSEVNIRPWAPLIEEVGRENARHPWRDREPYAFWKGNPGVSEARRDLFRCNNDSAAGKDWNARLFAQNWAAAVRNGFKDSSLAKQCRYRYKIYVAGRAWSVSEKYILACDSPMLALDTPYRDFFSRGLVAGKHYWPIDLADKCRAIKFAVDWGNAHPEEARRMGQEGSGFAREEMDMELVYEYMLHVLTQYAALLRYKPTVPEKAVELCPESMACPRRGRERDFMMESREKYVATCEPCTLPPPFTADEVLDKAVRDDGVRSKLLHKMDRD